Below is a window of Perca flavescens isolate YP-PL-M2 chromosome 12, PFLA_1.0, whole genome shotgun sequence DNA.
AAAGCAGAGATATTGGTCTATAGTTATTGAAAATATGTGAGTCACCAGATGTATACAATGGGATGACTTTAGCTACTTTCATCTTATCAGTTTTAAATgatagattatatatatatgatagtgGGTCAACTATCCcgtctattactttttttactaGAGACATATCAATGTCATCACAATCTTTGGAagttttattattacatttaattacaATCTCTATAATTTCCCTGCCTTCTACAGTTCCAAAAAACAATGAATATGGGTAATTGTCCACATAGTCCATCACAAAGTAATTTGTCCCTGTGTAATTTATGTCTTTGGCCCACATTAACAAAGTAATTGTTGAATCTGTCAACcacttcattcatatttgaCCACGTCTTGTCATTCTGTTATAATAATCCTTCTTACATACCCTCATTATAGTAgttaacttttttatatattttaactcAGATTCTTTCGTTCTTTCGTTCATGCAACAGTAACATAAATTggataaaaacatgaatatgaCATTGATTATTGACCTCAAGCTTCAAGTTTCTGCAGTCCTTCTGAGTAGTCTCAAAGAAACAGTTAACACTGAGTACAAAACACCAAGTTTCTCAGTTGAGTGTAAGACTGTAAAAGCTTCAGAATGCTGTCTTTCTAACTGAATAACTTCTCAATAACTCTTATTGTTAGTCAAAGATTAGTCAAAGATTGCAAGACAgcaatatacattttaaattaaaattgcaATCTCCACTTCCGTTTCCTGCCTTGATATCCTCCAATCATTTACTTCCTTTTCCCTCCTCTCATTTCTTCTTCAGGTTATATGACCATGGGTCCGGTGCAGGCGGCCCAGTGGGCGCAGCAGCCGTTTCCTGCCCAGGCCCAGACTTTGGCCTTCCCTGTGCAGGGGCCCCTCCAGGTGGCTCAGGTCCTCCCTGGTGGTCAGCCAGTCATCTGGAGCCAGGCCAATATTTTCCCGGCCACACAGCAGCAGTGGGCGGCCATGGCAGCCTACATGCCGGCCCAGACCGTGGGCGTGGGAGGGCACGCCATACCAGCTGCCATGCTCCAAGGCCTGGTACCCATTACCACCATGTGCCCCCAAGCCTGCGACATATCAGCCCCCTCCTCTGCCATCACCAGCCCCCAGCACACGGCCGACCCCAGCCTGCTGCAGAGGCAGCTGAGCCTGGGGAGGGAAGGCCTCGGCGTGGACTCAGATGCAGGCGAGGGCCCCTCTACATCAGGAGCCGGAGCAGCAGGTGTGGGACCTGGCTTGGCGTCCGCAGCGGTGAGCAGGTGTGGGACCCCAGGCCTCATGGGTGTACCGGACACACTGGCCTGCAGTCAGCTGCTGCTGCCTCCGTCAGCTGCTGCGAACCAGGAAGAGGAAGGGAGCTGTAGTGACCTTGATCTCTCTAGAATGACCTTGAGCCCAGGTACATCCACATCACCGTCTACTGAATCTCGTAAGTGCTCTTAATTATTGTCCTCCTACAGAATTGCATCTTACTAAATAGGGggggggggcgcaatatttgttaaaggcaaaatatgtgtcaaaccattctgaattaagtattgtggtgctacAGAGACGTCCCATCCTACAAGTCGTATCCTACAcactaaagaaaaaatctttgtttggtacataTCCttacaaaaatcacactataatctttttttcttttaattttgatattgtCACGGGAAATGAGAatgatgatacaaaaatgatcattccctccaatgtcgtgaatcatatcacaatcacaatatcagtcaaaataatcgcaattagatatttttcctcatatcgtgcagcacTATTACTAAACCATCATCTGTAACATTATTAGCCTTTCTCATGGCTCTAGCGATGGTGATGTCACAGGCTGAACTGTCTTAACATCTgtgatgaatcctactgacttggTGGAAACAGACCTAAACAGACCTGAGCAACATGACCGCCGCTCCACCATGGAGACCTGGAAAGAGGACAAACTGCACCATCACACAAGATGCAAAGCTCAAGCATATCATTCACACAGTTAAGAGAAAGGAAACAGGCAcacagagggggagagagagacaaggacaACATGCACACAAGGGAGCGAGAAAGACCAGACGAGAGGCTGAATCTCCTGGAGGACAAAGATCCAGATCCAAACATCTGGCATGAGGCACCGACAGCCACAGCTTGGACGCTCATGGTCTTGTgggacaacaaacaaacaaagagttAGAGAGATGCAGCAGTTATGTTCAGAAAGTTGGCCATATTCAGGACAAACATGGACTATAGGTACtagtcttaaagtgctcatattatgctaattttcaggttcataattgtatttagaggttgtaccagaatggtttaattttcaaaaaacacaccatatttttgtcgtactgcacattgcttcagctcctcttttcaccctgtgttgagctctctgttttagctacagagtgaggcatctcacttttgtttcatctttgttggaagttgcacatgcgcaatacctaggtaaggacaactaGCCATTCAGAAGCAGAGTtggagggcgtgccatgctagcagctaggctagcattataatgtgtgttgtcacggaagtaaaggctgttgcagatggtaagtccctttggggtggataacatgcacaaaagagatatataacacaataaaggaaagggaaaaagacaaaaagcataatatgagcactttaatagaTTAATTGCGAGTGGTTATGGTAACAGTTACAAGGCCTGAAGTAATCAAGGATTAAGCAACTAACTGAAAGCGAAAACATGAGTTTTAAGTTTGGATTTAAAGGCCACAGACAAACTGTCTGATGGCAGGAAGGTTGTTCGGAGTAAGAGGCATAATAGAAAAAGGCCCTGCAGCCAGCTGACTCCTGTTTAATTCTGGGGACAGACAGGAGAGCGGAGAGCATGGGTGGAATATAAGGTTTAAGGAGATCAGACAAGTATAAAGGGACGTGCACGTTTATAAAGTGGTGCTTTATTCGATAGTGTACAAGATACAGAACGTCAAGTGTAATTGAAAAGAAAGTCGACGGGATGACATGCGATAAAGGTCATGATCTGGATTTGAATCCACTGCTTCCCGTGAATACGTTTATTCACAGAGCAGATTAGCATTAAACAGTAAACACTCCACATTTTGGGAAGTGGTACAAAACAAAGTTGAAATCCTACTATATCAGAAATCCGAATCAGAAAAAGATTATTACCAGGTAAGTAGCACTTACTAGGAAGATTGCATGTCCTCTTACTGTATTTGCTGAAAATTtcttatctctttctctctccgcAGCATCCACTCCAGCCCCTCAGCAGAGCTCGTCTTCAGACTGCCCTCCTTCCCAGGCCAGTGACCCCCCCACAGATCACTCCCCTGTAGACCCAGTGGGCAACTGCAGCAACGTTAAGGAGGAACAATCGGTGAGCTCCGTCCCACTGGGTCCACATCCCAGTCAATAAGATTCATGGATGTGATTTAACAACTGACTGGCATGATGCTAATCTATTATTGTCATATGGATCATCTGTTCTCAAGTACATCGCGTGTAATCACACACAGAATGTCGCGTGATTAATATGGCAAAATGGGATTGATTTTaccatttttttcttcagaaaaaTGTCAAgtcaattaaacattaaaggtcAAAGATGATTTAAATGTCTTGATTAGATCATATATAAGCGGTcattataataatgtaatgtaatgtataatGTAATTATAATCTTTATCCTAAATGTTTTGCTGATGTTCTTTGGGGAAATGTGGAAAGAAAATGATGCACATTTTGCAGGGCCTTTCATGCTGGAGGAGAGTTGATTTTGCCAAAGCAGGTCAcctgaaaaatataaatttaacagctttctccctctctctccctctctctctctaagggCTCTGTTGTTGCAAGGTCAATCTCTCCAGTGCCCAGTGGAGCTCCTGATCCTCCGCAGGATCAGACCTGTCCACAGGAAGACAGCTAGAGAACAACATGGGTATTTCACAGTCCCCTCCTCTCTTATTTGCCTGTGTAATCTATCAACTACCTTGACTTTGCGACATTTCATGtgttttctcctcttctcttttcatCCCCAAAGTCCCAACGACTCCCCACCCCtgtctttcattttttcataACCCTGCCTGGTGTTCCATTATTAGCTTTATATTTCcatttgtctcctttttgtgTTTCTGATGAGTGGTTTGCTGCCAGTTGGAAAAGAGTATTGGTTTTAGTTTAATGTTTCTGTCATTATGCCTCTCTGAATCACCCAAATGAAAGATAAGGAAGGCACAATGTTGCCACCCGGTGGTCAGAGTTGTAACCGTTCATATACAGCTTCATGAGTCAGTCAATTGTCGCTTTGTCTTTTAGGGGATGGAAGCTCTCAAGGCCAAGACAGAAGCTCAAGAGAAAGAGATGAAGAGGGGATTAGGGACTATGAACAGCAGCATCTCTCCAAGCTGGATTACACAGacttgttctgttttttttttaacctttaaagGATCTTTTGGCAGTTCTGTAATAAATTGGCTATCCTGGGATCTACTTTCCTCTGGAAGTCaacacactgtactgtactccTCAGCATGACAACCAGACTTTGGCTTTATTGTCCAATCAAATAACCTTTCAACCAGGAAGTGACCTTTGATCTTTGACCGAAACCTACAGTACAGCAGGAGGCGATTGCACCCTCCTCCTGTCACGGATTAATGACTTTATACCTGTGAGAATATGTTAAACGGCCATGGTGACACTGATGATGCAAATCATTTTTTGGAAACTTTCCTACTGTAAGTGGCTGGCCTTCGGTTTGTCAGCCGCCACCAGCAAAGACTGTACACAGCAGATGGATTTGCCAAATGTTCTCATCGTGTTGCTCCACCGATTCGTCCATTTTGCATGAACAGACTTGATGTGGATTCAGCGGACTCAGCTGTGAGCAAAACTGTTCTCCGCAGCTTCCTTCTAGACCtgaaaccaataaaaaaaaaaaaaatagatatcatttctttttcttattttaaaagCTGTGAATTCTTAGTTGATGTCGCCGAGTCATTGCAGGTATCGAAATGACTTTGAGGCATCAATGTCAAAATCAAAATTTGCCAAACATCTATTTTGTAAATAAGAATCTCTCTCCCCAGTCCCCCCGTACCTGAGCCTCTGTGCCATAAGATAGCTCTCTGCCACTTGGATGCCAACTACCTGTGTTTCTCTCAAGCAATGCCCTACCAGCACCTCCATGTTTGACGTCTGGATGTTTGTTTCGCTTTTGCAGCCATTTATTTTTCGTTtctgaaaatgtctttgtttctgTTCAGTTGAACTGTGAATCTGTGTTACATGGTCATTCAAAACCAAGCCTGCTGTACCTGTCACGCTGGAAGAAATGAAGGGGTCGCCAAACTTAAAGATAGTGACAAAAATCCTACTACTCCTTAAAGGTttcaggtttgttttttttgttttttttagtaaatAGGAGGCAGATTTTCCTGAATCTCTTTGTTTTTAGATAATCTACATTTCCAGCTGAGGTCGCATTGTTTACAATTTGCCTCTTTGAATCATGTCTCTGTTTGGTTTCTTGAATAAATAGGCAGAATAAACCCATACTGGCTTAACCACAATCTCAGAGACAGTAGAGTGCATTTCTATGCCTTATCAGGTTTATTTTTGTTGTCCAGTCACTGTTCTTCTTGTCACGTCATTTGTATACAGTAAACAGGTCATTGTCGTAACAAAGCAGTTGGGGAAAATTGTAGGTCTGCTCCAGCGAATCAAAATggtcaaaaagaaaagcaacttTATACGAACAATAGAGATATCACTATTAACTGCTAGGCTTACAATAAGAAATGGTAACTGTACCACTGctcgtgtaaaaaaaaaaagaagagaaatagtccaaaatattttgtaacttttatttatgGAATTAAGAATTGtcatgaaaagagaaaaaaaggactTTTGTACGTCTATGACTTCCCCAAACACTGTACCCATGCCACTGTTCAGTCACAAATAAAATATCATGTGATTCCCAGTTTTCTGCTCGGCTTTCTGTCTTTAACTCGATGCCATCTTTTTCTAAGCCATCCAAGAGAGGCTGCTCTcctcacacaaacactgcagTCATCGCCCACGCAGTCAATCATTGTCATGCGAATGTGATATATTAGTATAACCAtctcttgttcttctttttgtgtgctgattatattatttaattacATGAGTGCCACGGTGTCAGTCAAAATCATACTTctgtaaaagtacagaagtattcaAAGCAAAATGCATTTAGTATCAAAAGTATGTATCAAACAGACAGATGACCCCTGTTACTAACAcattattaaatatttcattatcagatgatttttttatattgataCATCTGTGTGTAAGCATAATTGTATTGTAACTGGTCAAAGTGGAGCTAGATTTACCACTTTTTGTACAGTTAGGTACTTTATTTCTGTTCCAAACATACAGTAGGGGTTGCCCCAATGGTCACAAGATCAATCTGTGGAGTCATGAGATATGAGATGACACACATTTTTATAACATCTTGGGTCTTTTCTACCGTCTTTGCTTTTGTTGTGAAATATTGggacatttgttgttttaatgAAATCATCTGAGAAGTTTAGAGAGGAAATCTCTTGAAGGAACTGCTATAACTCATAGACATCTGCTTTTTGTAAAAGGTCACAAGACAAAAAAGTTGGGAACCATTGGTTTTATCTTAAGCAATGCTTTGTATTTTATAATCTTATATGTTTATGTGTAAGCAACTCCAGCTGTCAAAAAAgctagtggagtaaaaagtgcaatgtTTTCCTCTCAATTTTATAGTACAAGTACAAGTACGAGTACCTTAGTAAAAGCacatagttactttccaccactgctgtcCTTACAAACATGGATCCACTAATCACAGCCCACAGAACATACTGCAAGGACAATATCCTCATATATTGTTTGCTATAACTATATTATTAGTAAATCAGTAGGAGCAGCATTAGTAGCAAGTAGTTAGAGATTAGTTTGAGTGTCATGTTGCTTTTCACTGAGTCATTAAACTGAAGTTGAGTGAACTGATTGTGTCATTCTGTAAAATCCAAAACCAAGTTTAAAGGTCAGAAGTATGCAAACACAAGTTA
It encodes the following:
- the dab1b gene encoding DAB adaptor protein 1b isoform X2, giving the protein MMKLKGMASSARSKGEHKQRVFLTVSFGGIKIYCERSGVLMHHHSVHEISYIAKDTRDHRAFGYVCGKEGHHKFVAVKTAQSAEPLIIDLRDLFTLIYDIKQREEMEKKAQKDKQCEQAVYQTILEDEVDDPVYQYIVFEAGHEPLRGPQSEESVYQVPTSQQKEGIYDVPKRHFMTNINHFDLFGDMSTPPSMPPSPANTLDPSRSSRQQQHTPAELYAPFSPTSVPSGYMTMGPVQAAQWAQQPFPAQAQTLAFPVQGPLQVAQVLPGGQPVIWSQANIFPATQQQWAAMAAYMPAQTVGVGGHAIPAAMLQGLVPITTMCPQACDISAPSSAITSPQHTADPSLLQRQLSLGREGLGVDSDAGEGPSTSGAGAAGVGPGLASAAVSRCGTPGLMGVPDTLACSQLLLPPSAAANQEEEGSCSDLDLSRMTLSPGTSTSPSTESPSTPAPQQSSSSDCPPSQASDPPTDHSPVDPVGNCSNVKEEQSGSVVARSISPVPSGAPDPPQDQTCPQEDS